In Bufo gargarizans isolate SCDJY-AF-19 chromosome 5, ASM1485885v1, whole genome shotgun sequence, the following are encoded in one genomic region:
- the ZADH2 gene encoding prostaglandin reductase 3 — protein sequence MSFLRVRAVLSQGWHRKPSWPPIGAARPIVDMSYSHHFVDFHGSSIPTFMKKLVVTQLSPDFKKAVTLMPNVPVPVPGDGELLVRNRYIGINASDVNFASGRYEMSAMPPFDVGFEGIGEVVALGLSASKHFAVGQPVAYVKSGSFAEYTNIPADIAVPVPVVKPELLTLLISGTTAYISLKEFGYLSEGKKVLVTAAAGGTGQFAVQLAKNAKCYVIGTCSSEEKAGFLKSIGCDLPINYKSEKVASVIKKKIPEGVDVVYESIGGEMFDTSVNCLATKGHLIIIGFISGYQTSSGILPINSGALPAILLRKSASVHGFFLTHYMTEYKEALIDLVKMYHSGKLVCEVDSGEQSPEGKFIGLESVFRAVDYMYTGKNIGKIVVELPHLVNSKL from the exons ATGAGCTTTCTGCGTGTCAGAGCAGTGCTGTCTCAAGGCTGGCACCGCAAACCATCCTGGCCCCCCATCGGTGCCGCTCGGCCCATTGTGGACATGTCTTACTCCCACCACTTTGTGGATTTTCACGGCTCTTCTATCCCCACCTTTATGAAAAAGCTGGTGGTCACTCAGCTGAGCCCTGACTTCAAAAAGGCAGTTACTTTAATGCCCAATGTGCCAGTGCCAGTTCCAGGGGATGGAGAGCTCCTCGTCAGGAACCG ATACATTGGCATCAATGCATCGGACGTAAACTTTGCATCTGGCCGATATGAAATGTCTGCAATGCCCCCCTTTGATGTTGGATTTGAAGGAATCGGTGAAGTAGTAGCCCTAGGGCTCAGTGCTAGTAAACATTTTGCAGTTGGGCAACCTGTAGCTTATGTGAAAAGTGGTTCTTTTGCTGAATATACAAATATACCAGCCGATATAGCTGTTCCTGTACCAGTAGTAAAACCAGAGCTTTTAACTTTGCTGATCAGTGGCACTACTGCTTACATCAGTCTCAAAGAGTTTGGGTACTTGTCTGAAGGAAAGAAGGTcttggtgactgctgctgctggtggaacAGGACAATTTGCCGTACAACTTGCAAAAAATGCCAAATGCTATGTTATTGGGACATGTTCTTCCGAAGAGAAGGCCGGATTCCTGAAGTCTATAGGCTGTGATCTCCCAATCAACTACAAATCTGAAAAAGTGGCTTCAGTTATTAAGAAAAAAATTCCAGAGGGAGTAGATGTTGTGTATGAGTCTATTGGAGGGGAAATGTTTGACACATCAGTCAACTGTTTAGCAACAAAAGGTCACCTTATCATAATTGGTTTTATTTCCGGCTATCAGACATCTAGTGGTATTTTGCCCATAAATTCAGGGGCTTTACCTGCAATTTTGCTACGCAAATCTGCAAGTGTTCATGGTTTTTTCTTGACCCATTATATGACGGAATACAAGGAAGCATTAATAGATTTGGTAAAGATGTACCACAGTGGAAAACTGGTGTGTGAGGTAGACAGTGGAGAACAATCACCAGAAGGCAAGTTCATTGGTTTGGAGTCTGTATTCCGGGCTGTAGATTATATGTACACAGGGAAAAACATTGGAAAAATTGTAGTTGAATTACCTCACCTTGTCAACAGCAAGCTGTAA